One window from the genome of Musa acuminata AAA Group cultivar baxijiao unplaced genomic scaffold, Cavendish_Baxijiao_AAA HiC_scaffold_921, whole genome shotgun sequence encodes:
- the LOC135664995 gene encoding ATP synthase subunit a, chloroplastic: protein MNVIPCSIKTLKGLYDISGVEVGQHFYWQIGGLQVHAQVLITSWVVIAILLGSVILAVRNPQTIPTGGQNFFEYVLEFIRDLSKTQIGEEYGPWVPFIGTMFLFIFVSNWSGALLPWKIIQLPHGELAAPTNDINTTVALALLTSVAYFYAGLSKKGLGYFGKYIQPTPILLPINILEDFTKPLSLSFRLFGNILADELVVVVLVSLVPSVVPIPVMFLGLFTSGIQALIFATLAAAYIGESMEGHH, encoded by the coding sequence atgaatgttataccatgttccattaaaacactcaaggggttatacgatatatcgggtgtagaagtaggccaacatttctattggcaaataggaggtttacaagtccatgcccaagtacttatcacttcttgggtagtaattgctatcttattaggttcggtgatcctagctgttcggaatccacaaaccattccgaccggcggtcagaatttcttcgaatatgtccttgaatttattcgagacttgagcaaaacccagattggagaagaatatggtccttgggttccctttattggaactatgttcctatttatttttgtttctaactGGTCAGGTGCTCTTTTACCTTGGAAAATTATACAGTTACCTCATGGGGAGTTAGCTGCGCCCACGAATGATATAAATACTACTGTTGCTTTAGCTTTACTCACGTCAGTCGCATATTTTTATGCGGGTCTTAGCAAAAAAGGATTGGGTTATTTTGGGAAATACATTCAACCAACTCCAATACTTTTACCAATTAACATCCTAGAAGATTTCACAAAACCCTTATCTCTTAGTTTTCGACTTTTCGGGAATATATTGGCTGATGAATTAGTAGTTGTCGTTCTTGTTTCTTTAGTCCCTTCAGTAGTTCCTATACCTGTCATGTTTCTTGGATTATTTACAAGTGGTATTCAAGCTCTTATTTTTGCAACGTTAGCTGCGGCTTATATAGGTGAATCCATGGAGGGTCATCATTGA
- the LOC135664992 gene encoding ATP synthase subunit alpha, chloroplastic, whose protein sequence is MVTLRADEISNIIRERIEQYSREIKIVNTGTVLQVGDGIARVHGLDEVMAGELVEFQEGTIGIALNLESNNVGVVLMGDGLMIQEGSSVKATGRIAQIPVSEGYLGRVINALAKPIDGRGEISASESRLIESPAPGIISRRSVYEPLQTGLIAIDSMIPIGRGQRELIIGDRQTGKTAVATDTILNQKGQNVICVYVAIGQKASSVAQVVTTFREKGAMEYTIVVAETADSPATLQYLAPYTGAALAEFFMYRGQHTLIIYDDLSKQAQAYRQMSLLLRRPPGREAYPGDVFYLHSRLLERAAKSNSSLGEGSMTALPIVETQSGDVSAYIPTNVISITDGQIFLSADLFNAGIRPAINVGISVSRVGSAAQIKAMKQVAGKSKLELAQFTELEAFAQFASDLDKATQNQLARGQRLRELLKQSQSDPLAVEEQIATIYTGANGYLDPLEIGQVKKFLSQLRSYLKNNKPKFQEIISSTKTFTEEVEFLLKEAIQEQIELFLLQEQT, encoded by the coding sequence atggtaacccttcgagccgacgaaattagtaatattattcgtgagcgtattgaacaatatagtagagaaataaagattgtgaataccggtaccgtacttcaagtaggcgacggaattgctcgtgttcatggtcttgatgaagtaatggcaggtgaattagtagagtttcaagagggtacaataggcattgctctgaatttggaatcaaataatgttggcgttgtattaatgggtgatggtttgatgatacaagagggaagttccgtaaaagcaacaggacgaattgctcagatacctgtgagtgagggttatttgggtcgtgttataaatgctctggctaaacctattgatgggagaggtgaaatttcagcttctgaatctcggttaattgaatctcctgccccaggtattatttctagacgttctgtatatgagcctcttcaaacggggcttattgccattgattcgatgatccctataggacgcggtcagcgagaattaattattggggacagacagaccggcaaaacagccgtagccacagatacgattctcaatcaaaaaggtcaaaatgtaatatgtgtttatgtagctattggtcaaaaagcatcttctgtggctcaggtagtgactactttccgggaaaagggggcgatggaatatactattgtggtagccgaaacggcggattcacctgctacattacaatacctcgctccttatacgggagcggctctggctgagttttttatgtatcgtggacaacatactttaataatttatgatgatctctccaaacaggcacaagcttatcgccaaatgtctcttctattaagaagacctcccggtcgtgaagcttatccaggagatgttttttatttgcattcacgacttttggaaagagccgctaaatcaaattctagtttaggtgaaggaagtatgaccgctttaccgatagttgagactcaatctggagacgtttcagcttatattcctactaatgtaatttccattacagatggacaaatattcttatctgccgatctattcaatgctggaatccgacctgctattaatgtgggtatttccgtttccagagtaggatccgcagctcaaattaaagccatgaaacaagtagccggcaaatcaaaattggaactagcgcaattcacagagttagaagcctttgcacaattcgcttctgatctcgataaagctactcagaatcaattggcaagaggtcaacgattacgcgagttgcttaaacaatcccaatcagaccctctcgcagtggaagaacagatagctactatttataccggagcgaatggatatcttgatccgctagaaattggacaggtaaagaaatttctcagtcagttacgtagctacttaaaaaacaataaacctaaatttcaagaaattatatcttctaccaagacattcaccgaggaagtagaatttcttttgaaggaagctattcaagaacagatcgaactgtttttacttcaggaacaaacataa